A window of Halichoerus grypus chromosome 12, mHalGry1.hap1.1, whole genome shotgun sequence contains these coding sequences:
- the LOC118532563 gene encoding olfactory receptor-like protein OLF3: protein MGTDNETWVREFILLGLSSDWDMQVFLFVLFLVMYMVTVLGNFLIILLIRLDSRLHTPMYFFLTNLSLVDVSYATSIIPQMLVHLLAAHKAVPFVSCAAQLFFSLGWGGIEFVLLAVMAYDRYVAVCNPLRYSVIMHGGLCTRLAITSWVSGSINSLIHTAITFQLPMCKNKYIDHISCEILAVVRLACVDTSSNKIIIMVSSIALLMTPFCLVLLSYIQIISTILKIQSTEGRKKAFHTCASHLTVVVLCYGMAIFTYIQPHSSPSVLQEKLISLFYAVLTPMLNPMIYSVRNKEVKGAWQKLLGQFSGITSKLAT, encoded by the coding sequence atgggaacAGATAACGAGACATGGGTGAGAGAATTTATTCTCCTTGGCCTGTCCAGTGACTGGGACATGCAGGTCTTCCTCTTTGTCCTGTTCTTAGTTATGTACATGGTGACAGTGCTGGGGAACTTCCTCATCATTCTCCTCATCAGACTGGACAGCCGACTCCACACTCCCATGTACTTCTTTCTCACCAACCTCTCCCTCGTTGATGTCTCTTATGCCACAAGCATCATTCCTCAGATGTTGGTGCATCTTCTTGCGGCACATAAAGCAGTCCCATTTGTGAGCTGTGCAGCCCAGTTATTTTTctccctgggctggggtgggatTGAGTTTGTTCTACTGGCAgtgatggcctatgaccgctaTGTGGCTGTGTGTAACCCCCTGCGATACTCGGTCATCATGCATGGAGGCCTCTGTACTAGGTTGGCCATCACATCCTGGGTCAGTGGTTCTATCAACTCTCTCATCCATACTGCCATCACGTTTCAACTGCCCATGTGCAAAAACAAGTATATTGATCACATATCATGTGAAATTTTAGCTGTGGTCAGACTAGCCTGTGTGGACACCTCCTCCAACAAGATCATAATCATGGTTTCTAGCATTGCTCTGCTGATGACACCTTTCTGCCTGGTTCTCCTGTCCTACATCCAGATCATCTCCACCATCCTAAAGATCCAGTccacagagggaagaaagaaagcctTCCACACCTGTGCTTCTCACCTCACAGTGGTTGTCCTGTGCTATGGCATGGCCATTTTTACTTATATCCagccccactccagcccctcTGTTCTTCAGGAGAAGTTGATCTCTCTCTTCTATGCTGTGTTGACACCCATGCTGAACCCCATGATTTACAGTGTAAGGAATAAGGAGGTAAAGGGGGCCTGGCAGAAACTATTAGGGCAATTTTCTGGAATAACTTCAAAACTGGCAACTTGA